One Oryza brachyantha chromosome 3, ObraRS2, whole genome shotgun sequence DNA segment encodes these proteins:
- the LOC102714543 gene encoding E3 ubiquitin-protein ligase SIRP1-like — protein MEEEPSGTCRYFCYRCSLIVRPEVGIEEVQCPHCHSGFVEEMAGAEDDGRRSGNAVGGRRAAGEENADDDATRALPPWAPMLIDLLGVSSRRHGLDDDGSGDLAAFARRQYRNIALLQLLSALQDDDEAGGGDTPTNSGREQVVLVSSADARAMLTDGNGAGVAAASGFTLGDLFLGPGLDLLLDYLADADPNRQGTPPAKKEAVAALPTVRVHDAAATCPVCLDEFEAGGEAREMPCKHRFHDGCILPWLEAHSSCPVCRYQLPTDEPTAGNAIAAEGGGGELIGNARGGGDGESSGRRRWLSWPFGGLFSHRSSGSSSSS, from the coding sequence ATGGAGGAGGAACCGAGCGGAACGTGTAGGTACTTTTGCTACAGGTGCTCGCTGATCGTGAGGCCGGAGGTGGGCATCGAGGAGGTGCAGTGCCCCCACTGCCACTCTGGGTTCGTGGAGGAGATGGCCGGCGCCGAGGACGATGGCCGGCGAAGCGGAAACGCCGTCGgaggccgccgcgctgccggtGAGGAGAACGCCGACGACGATGCGACGCGGGCTCTGCCTCCTTGGGCGCCTATGCTCATAGACCTCCTTGGTGTCTCGTCCCGACGCCAcggcctcgacgacgacggcagcggTGACCTCGCGGCCTTCGCGCGGAGGCAGTACCGCAACATCGCATTGCTGCAGCTGCTCAGCGCGCTccaggacgacgacgaagccggcggcggcgacacgccCACCAACTCGGGGCGCGAGCAGGTCGTGTTGGTTAGCtccgcggacgcgcgagccaTGCTCACGGACGGCAatggcgccggcgtcgccgcggcgTCAGGCTTCACGCTCGGGGACCTGTTCCTCGGCCCCGGGCTGGACCTGCTGCTGGATTACCTGGCCGACGCCGACCCGAACCGCCAGGGCACGCCGCCGGCCAAGAAGGAGGCCGTGGCCGCGCTGCCGACGGTCCGCGTACACGACGCTGCCGCGACGTGCCCGGTGTGCCTCGACGAGttcgaggccggcggcgaggcgagggaaATGCCGTGCAAGCACAGGTTCCACGACGGATGCATCCTGCCGTGGCTGGAGGCGCACAGCTCCTGCCCCGTGTGCAGGTATCAGCTGCCCACGGACGAGCCCACCGCCGGCAACGCCATTGCAgccgagggaggcggcggcgagctcatTGGCAATgcacgcggcggtggcgatggagAAAGCAGCGGCAGGAGGCGCTGGCTCTCGTGGCCTTTTGGCGGGTTATTCTCGCACAGATCGAGCGggagctcctcgtcgtcgtga